A genomic window from Candidatus Methylacidiphilum fumarolicum includes:
- a CDS encoding IS1634 family transposase, with protein MFLRIVPIRRPSGKVDQYVRLVESYYDGGKIKQRTIANLGRREILAPHVDRLVELLRGEPPKTTGSWEAKSAAVWGPTLVARALWEELGFPELLAASGKRPQAVSLAERAFVLVAHRLICPGSEHALAQWLETDYVADRRGERILPIWKENGRVRVDHRFLWPWYRTLDELIQRKEELEEGLFSRLRDLFSLQPERVFYDLTSTYFEGEGPEELAQFGYSRDRRGGNRQILLGVVMVNGWPIAHHVFRGNLKDGETVQRVVEDLEKRFGLRRVVFVGDRGMVSTANLCFLWSQGHGFLVGLRRRRSPEVLEYLCQAQAGCWQPCAPGSNDRVCEVPGRLPGQRIFVVESAERLAYEQAMREAAVSKIREELEKLAKQVEKGELRDPEKIGAAAGRILSLHHGHRYFRWSLSSGRFEFSQEPLEEEKLLEGKYLILTEEKHLSAVEAVGAYKELSQVERAFRKLKDVLEMRPIYHHDPQRVQAHVFVAALAFLLDRLLEKKLKLAKLPFSTEEAWTHLRTVHVVEAEVGGTKHRGVTAGNRQARQILSALKISSLEPWKPKKRTSKTPT; from the coding sequence ATGTTTTTGCGGATCGTGCCGATTCGGCGGCCAAGCGGGAAGGTGGACCAGTATGTTCGGCTGGTGGAGAGCTACTACGATGGAGGGAAGATTAAGCAGCGGACGATTGCCAATCTTGGGCGGAGGGAGATTCTGGCTCCGCATGTGGACCGGCTTGTGGAGCTTCTGAGAGGAGAGCCGCCGAAGACGACGGGAAGTTGGGAGGCAAAATCGGCGGCAGTTTGGGGGCCGACCTTGGTGGCGAGGGCTCTTTGGGAGGAGTTAGGGTTTCCGGAGCTTTTGGCGGCATCTGGTAAGAGGCCGCAAGCTGTTTCTCTTGCCGAGAGAGCGTTTGTTTTGGTGGCTCATCGGCTGATTTGTCCAGGAAGCGAACATGCCTTAGCCCAGTGGTTAGAGACGGATTATGTAGCCGATCGGAGGGGGGAACGGATTCTGCCGATATGGAAGGAAAATGGTCGGGTGCGGGTGGACCATCGCTTTCTTTGGCCTTGGTATCGGACGCTGGATGAGCTGATTCAACGGAAGGAAGAGCTGGAAGAGGGGCTTTTTAGCCGGCTGCGAGATCTTTTTTCCCTCCAGCCTGAGAGGGTCTTCTACGACTTGACTTCCACCTATTTCGAAGGGGAAGGGCCAGAGGAGCTAGCTCAATTTGGGTACAGTCGGGACCGACGGGGAGGCAATCGGCAGATTCTTTTGGGGGTGGTGATGGTGAATGGTTGGCCGATTGCCCACCATGTGTTTCGAGGCAATCTCAAGGATGGAGAGACGGTACAGAGGGTGGTGGAGGATTTAGAGAAGCGTTTTGGGCTTCGGCGGGTGGTTTTTGTGGGGGACCGGGGGATGGTGAGCACGGCCAACTTGTGTTTTCTCTGGAGTCAGGGCCATGGGTTTTTGGTGGGACTTCGGCGGCGGAGAAGCCCGGAGGTCCTAGAGTATCTTTGCCAGGCGCAAGCGGGCTGCTGGCAGCCTTGTGCTCCGGGAAGTAACGACCGGGTTTGCGAAGTTCCGGGACGTCTCCCGGGGCAGCGGATCTTTGTGGTGGAGAGTGCCGAGCGGCTCGCCTACGAGCAAGCGATGCGGGAGGCAGCTGTCTCGAAGATTCGGGAAGAGCTGGAGAAGCTGGCCAAGCAGGTGGAAAAAGGAGAGCTTCGAGATCCTGAGAAAATCGGAGCTGCTGCCGGGCGCATCCTCTCGCTCCATCATGGGCATCGCTACTTCCGCTGGAGTCTTTCTTCCGGTCGCTTCGAGTTTTCTCAAGAGCCCTTGGAAGAGGAGAAGCTTTTGGAAGGCAAGTACCTCATTTTGACAGAAGAAAAACATCTCTCCGCAGTAGAGGCCGTAGGTGCCTATAAGGAGCTTAGCCAAGTGGAACGGGCCTTTCGGAAGCTAAAGGATGTCCTAGAGATGCGTCCGATCTATCACCATGATCCCCAGCGGGTCCAGGCCCATGTCTTTGTTGCCGCCTTGGCCTTCTTGCTTGACCGACTCCTGGAGAAAAAGCTAAAGCTTGCCAAGCTCCCCTTTTCCACCGAAGAGGCCTGGACTCACCTCCGGACCGTCCACGTCGTCGAGGCAGAGGTTGGAGGCACCAAACACCGCGGGGTCACAGCAGGAAACCGACAGGCGCGTCAGATCCTTTCCGCCCTGAAAATCAGCTCCTTAGAGCCTTGGAAACCCAAAAAAAGAACCTCTAAAACCCCCACATAG
- a CDS encoding glycosyltransferase family 4 protein — protein sequence MNKKKFKLLFTSYYFWPHIGGMETFAQVLAQELAKKDLFISVLTSTPHVGKEQFPYQVIRTINPFNILLVTFNADVILHNHLSIKLCWASALLNKPYGIIIQNWLSFKGIKGIFHKWILKKAKITVGVSQAIVDHLPYKAKTIVIPNLFDDSLFSLPKEENRPKDLLFVGRMVSGKGAIDVLKALMLLKQEKIDLTASFVGYGPEEENLMAFIKANDLEQRVDILGPKTQQEVADLMKNHKILVVPSIYDEPFGIVALEGIASGCVVIGSERGGLKEAIGPCGLTYPNGDVYLLASKIKEVIKNPELFHSLRFHAKEHLKKYTRKTIGENYYNVLQKILFEKSTV from the coding sequence ATGAATAAAAAAAAATTCAAACTTTTATTCACAAGCTATTATTTTTGGCCTCACATTGGAGGAATGGAAACATTTGCTCAAGTTTTAGCTCAAGAACTAGCAAAAAAGGATTTATTTATCTCTGTTCTTACCTCTACGCCTCATGTAGGAAAAGAACAGTTTCCTTATCAAGTGATCCGAACAATTAATCCTTTTAACATTCTTCTAGTCACTTTCAATGCTGATGTAATACTCCATAACCATTTGTCAATCAAACTTTGCTGGGCTTCTGCCCTCTTAAACAAACCTTATGGAATAATAATTCAGAATTGGCTTTCTTTTAAAGGAATCAAAGGCATTTTTCATAAGTGGATTCTGAAAAAAGCAAAAATCACTGTTGGAGTGAGCCAAGCCATCGTAGATCATCTTCCATATAAAGCTAAAACAATTGTTATTCCAAATCTCTTTGATGATAGCCTATTTTCTTTGCCTAAAGAAGAAAATCGTCCGAAGGATCTCCTTTTTGTTGGAAGAATGGTTTCTGGAAAAGGGGCAATAGATGTTTTGAAAGCCTTGATGCTCTTAAAACAAGAAAAAATTGATCTTACAGCTAGCTTTGTTGGATATGGACCTGAAGAGGAAAATCTGATGGCCTTTATAAAAGCCAATGATCTGGAGCAAAGGGTTGATATATTAGGTCCCAAAACACAGCAAGAAGTTGCCGACTTAATGAAGAACCATAAGATTTTAGTCGTCCCTTCTATTTACGATGAACCATTTGGTATTGTTGCTCTTGAAGGCATAGCTTCAGGTTGTGTGGTGATTGGGAGTGAAAGGGGAGGTCTTAAGGAAGCCATTGGACCTTGTGGACTTACTTATCCAAATGGAGATGTTTATCTATTAGCAAGTAAAATTAAAGAGGTCATTAAGAATCCAGAGCTTTTCCATTCATTAAGATTTCATGCAAAAGAACACCTGAAAAAATATACAAGAAAAACCATTGGAGAAAATTACTATAATGTACTTCAAAAAATCTTATTTGAAAAATCCACCGTGTAA